From the Streptomyces sp. Sge12 genome, the window ACCAGGTCGAGTTCCTGCAACGGGCCGAGTATGGCCAGACCCACGTCGTGGGTGGTCAGCTCGGCACTCCCGGTGGCGCGCACCGCCTCCTCGACCCGCTGGCCGAGCTTGGCGAGGGCGTCCTCGGTGACCGGCCGCCCCTGGCACGCCTTGCGCACGCCGGAGATGACCTTGGTACGGCTGAAGGGTTCCGTCACCCCGCTGCGCTTGATCACCATCAGCGAGGCCGTCTCCACCGTCGTGAAACGACGGGAGCAGTCGGGACACTGACGGCGCCTGCGGATCGACGTGCCGTCATCCGTGGTGCGGCTGTCGACGACGCGGCTGTCGGGGTGCCTGCAGAAGGGGCAGTGCATGGTTCCCTCACCCTCCCTCTTGGCACGACTGAATCACCCCACGGAGCCCCTGAACGGCGGAGGCGGACTCCGTCGGGGGCTCGTGCAGCAGCCACCAGCATATGCGATCCGAAGAGCCGCGGGAGACCCGAGGACCACAACTTCTGGGCGGCAGCGCTCATCCAACCACTAGATCTTGGGTTGTGGCGGATTTACGCGACTCCGCGTGTCGCGGCGTCCGATGAGCGGACGCGGGGCCTCCCGGTGCCACACTGGACCCACGCCCGGACGGCGGCCGCCCGACCGGGAAGGGTACCGTAAGCGGCGGACGGCGAGCCGAACCCTCGTTCGGCGAACCGATCGTCCATACACCTCTTGATATGCCCACGCAGGGCGATCTCCGATTTTTCACTCGAACGTGTGTTTGGCGCAACCTTTCGAAAGCTACTACCGTTGTCCAGCTAGGGAGAACATTTCGAGAGGGGCCGACGTGACCACCACCGCAGACAGTGCCGCCATCACTGCCCAGAACCGCTCCCAGAGCCGACTCGAGCCGGTGCATGCCATGAACGATGCAAACGTGAACCCGGAGGCGGAGCCCGTCGTACGCCCCGCACGTTCGCTGCCAGGTCGACCTCCAGGCATCCGCGCCGACAGCTCCGGACTCACGGACCGGCAGCGGAGGGTCATCGAGGTCATTCGCGACTCCGTGCAGCGGCGGGGTTACCCGCCGTCGATGCGGGAGATCGGTCAGGCGGTCGGCCTGTCCAGCACGTCGTCCGTCGCCCACCAGCTGATGGCCCTGGAGCGCAAGGGCTTCCTGCGTCGGGACCCGCACCGCCCCCGCGCCTACGAGGTGCGCGGCTCGGACCAGCCCAGCTCGCAGCCCACGGACACCACCGGCAAGCCCGCCGCCTCCTACGTTCCCCTGGTCGGCCGGATCGCGGCCGGCGGCCCGATCCTCGCCGAGGAGTCGGTCGAGGACGTGTTCCCGCTCCCCCGGCAGCTCGTCGGTGACGGCGAGCTCTTCGTCCTCAAGGTCGTCGGCGACTCGATGATCGAGGCCGCCATCTGCGACGGCGACTGGGTCACGGTCCGTCGCCAGCCCGTCGCGGAGAACGGCGACATCGTCGCCGCGATGCTCGACGGCGAGGCCACCGTCAAGCGTTTCAAGCGCGAGGACGGCCATGTCTGGCTCCTCCCGCACAACGCCGCCTACCAGCCGATCCCCGGCGACGAGGCCACCATCCTCGGCAAGGTCGTCGCGGTACTGCGTCGGGTCTGACCCCGCCGCCCCCATACAGCCCCCGGGTCCACTGCGCCGGTCCCGGGGGTTGTTCCATGCCCGGAACCGGCTGGCCGGCGCGTGCGCCGGCCCGGCCCGTGGACTACGCGCCGTCGGCCTTGGCCGTCGCGTCGATCGCCGCCAGGGAGCGGCGGACCTGGTTGCGGTCCGTGGTGTACCAGAAGTCCGGCAGCGTGGCCCGCAGGAAGCTGCCGTACCGGGCCGTTGCCAGCCTGGGGTCCAGGACCGCGACGACGCCCCGGTCGCCCGAGGCCCGTACGAGACGGCCCGCGCCCTGGGCCATCAGCAGGGCGGCGTGCGTGGCGGCGACGGCCATGAAGCCGTTGCCGCCGTGCTCCTCGACCGACTTCTGGCGGGCGCTCATCAGCGGGTCGTCGGGACGCGGGAAGGGGATCCGGTCCATCACCACGAGCTGGCAGCTGGGTCCCGGTACGTCCACGCCCTGCCAGAGGGACAGCGTCCCGAACAGGCAGGTCTTCGGGTCGGCTGCGAAGGACTTGATCAGCTCGCCGAGGGTTTCCTCGCCCTGGAGCAGGATCGGGTTGTCGAGCCGGCCGCGCAGTTCCTCGGCGGCGGCCTTGGCGCCGCGCATGGAGGAGAAGAGGCCGAGGGTGCGGCCGCCGGCCGCCTGGATCAGCTCGGCGAGCTCGTCCATCATGTCGCCGCGGGTCCCCTCGCGGCCCGGCGTGGCCAGGTGCTTGGCAACGTAGAGGATGCCCTGCTTCGGGTAGTCGAAGGGCGAGCCGACATCGAGGCCCCGCCACACGGGCACGTCGTCCCCCTCGACGCCCTCGGGGGACAGTCCCAGGGACGCCGCGACCCCGTTGAAGTCGCCGCCCAGCTTGAGGGTGGCGGAGGTCAGCACCACGGAACGGTCCTCGAACAGCTTCTCGCGCAGCAGCCCGGACACCGACAGCGGGGCGACCCGGAGGGTGGCGCCGAAGCGGTCGTGGCGCTCGTACCAGACGACGTCGTACTCGGAGCCGTTGGTGATCCGCTCCGCCACCCCGTGAATGCTCTCGACGGCGGCCAGCGCCTGCTTGCGCACCGCGTCCTCGTCCTGGACGGACTTGTCCCGGGTCGCTCCGATCGCCGAGATCACATTGCGCGCAGCGTCCCGCAGGGACATCAGCGCATAGCCGAGGTCCTCGGGAATCTGCTCCAGCCGGCCCGGGAGCGCCAGCTCCATGACCCGCTCGAAGGACTCGGAGGCGGTCTGCAGGGAGTCCGCGGTCTTCTCGTCGACCAGCTTGGCGGCACGCTTCACGGCCCGGTTGACCTGCCCCGGGGTGAGCTCGCCGGTGGCGACCCCGGTCACCCGGGACACCAGCTCGTGGGCCTCGTCCACGATCAGCACCTCGTGCTGCGGCAGCACCGGAGCGCCCTCGATGGCGTCGATGGCGAGCAGCGCGTGATTGGTGACGACCACGTCCGCGAGCTTGGCCCGCTCACGGGCCGCCTCCGCGAAGCATTCGGCGCCGTACGCGCACTTCGTCGCGCCCAGGCACTCGCGGGAGGAGACGGAGATCTGGGACCAGGCCTTGTCGGAGACGCCCGGGGTCAGGTCGTCCCGGTCGCCGGTCTCCGTCTCGTCCGCCCAGTCCCGCATGCGCAGCAGGTCCTGGCCGAGCTTGCTGGTGGGTGCGGCCGCCTCGAACTGGTCGAAGAGGCCGTCCTCCTCGTCCTGCGGAGCACCCTCGTGCAGGCGGTGCAGGCACAGGTAGTTGGACCGGCCCTTGAGCATGGCGAACTGCGGGCGGCGGCGCAGCTGCGGATGCAGGGCGTCGACCGTCCGGGGCAGGTCGCGCTCGACGAGCTGCCGCTGGAGGGCGAGCGTCGCCGTGGCGACGACCACGCGCTCGCCGTGCGCGAGGGCCGGCACCAGGTAGCCGAGGGACTTACCGGTGCCGGTACCGGCCTGGATGAGCCGGTGGGAGTTGTCGTCGATCGCTTCGGCGACGGCTTCGGCCATGGCCACCTGGCCGGGGCGCTCCGTGCCGCCGACGGCGGAGACGGCGGCGTGCAGCAGGTCGGGGAGGGAGGGCTTCGTCATAGCACTGCCAACCCTACGGGGCCGCACTGACAGTGAGCGCACCGGCGAGGAATCATGGCCGGTACAAGGGGTTGGGGACGGTGCCGTACTGCACGGCGTGCGGGCGTTCGGGGCGGTCGCGGTAGCCGTCCTCGTAGAGCCGGTTCCGGTTCAGGCAGAGCCGGCCGATGTGTTCTCCGAGCAGGTCGAAGAGCTCGTAGCGGTCCTTGAGCTCCGGGAAGCGGGCCTGGTGGCGCAGGATCTCCGCCCGTACGAGGGACCAGAAATCGCCCTCCGGGACGCCGAGGCGGTCCTCGCACAGGGCCGAGAGGTAGCGGAAGACGCCGATGAAGAGCCCGGAGTGGATGAACTGGGGCAGGAAGTCGGCGGGCTCGCGGAGCAGGACCGCCCGGACCTCGTCGGGCAGGGACGCCAGCTCGGGAAGGGGTTCGTCGCTGATGTTCACGTCGTCCACGAAGTCCTTGACCGCGAGCCGGACCGGCACGTCCTGCTCGTCGAAGATCACGACGGCGTTCTCGCCGTGCGGGGAGAAGACGGTGCCGTAGCGGTAGAGGAAGTGGAGCAGCGGAGGCAGAAGGGCGGCGAAGAGGCGCTGCAGCCACACGGTGGGGGCCAGCCCGGACCGGGCGACGAGCTCGGCGGTGAAGGAGCGTCCGCGCGGGTCGGTGTGGAGGAGCGAGGCGAGGGTCCGGGCGCGCTCCCCGGGTGCCAGCAGGCCGGTGAGGGGTTCGCGCCAGATCGCGCCGAGGAGCTCCTTGTACTGGTACGGGACCTCGGGCAGCGCGTCGTAGACCGGGTGGCGGACGGTGACGGAGGCGACCTCGCCGAGCAGGACGACCCTGCACTCGTCCCGCAGGAAGGGGTCCCCGTCGCGGAGGGAGTGGATCCAGGCGGTGACGGCGGGGGCGGCGAGCGTGAGGTCACTGGGCAGTCCGCGCCAGACCATGGTGTTGAAGACGGAGAGCGCAAGTTTGACGCTGTGCCGGTCGGGCCGGCTGAGGTTGAGGAAGGTACGGACCGACTGCTGCGGGAGGCGCAGGTCGGGATCGGCGGGGAGCGGCACCAGGGCGCCGGAGGCGAGCGCCGGGGCGAAGAGGGGGAGGACGACCTCGTCCCACTGCCAGGGGTGGACCGGGAGGTAGAGGTAGTGGAGCGGGTCGAGGCCGCGGTCGCGCAGGGTCCGGTCGAAGGTGGCGCGGGTGACGGGGTCGAGCTCGGCGGTGTAGAGGCGGGCGGGGTCCTCCAGGCCGGCGGTGCCCCGGTAGGTGGCGAGCGAGGTGTGGGCGGCGAGCCAGGGCAGCCGCTGGCGGGTGCGGGCCTCGGGGGCCCAGGCGGCGGTGTCTGCGGCGGAGAGTCCGATGCGGCCCTTGTTGGGGACCAGCCAGGGGTGTCCGGTCTGGTGGCCTTCGAGGGCGGCGTAGTCGAGGTCGGCGAGGACGTCGGCGGTGAGGGCGTTGTGGTCGAGCCGGGCGTCGGCGGTGAGGGTGGCGCTCAGTTCGCGGACGAGGTGGCCGAGGGTGGGTCCGTCGAGGCCGAGGAGGGTGCGGGCCCGGATGAGGAAGGCGTACGGGTCCCCGAAGGGGGTCGGGGTCCCGACGTCGCCCGGGTTGTCCGCCCCGGCAGGCACGCTCGGTGACGGCGGTGCGGGCGTCGGCGGGGTGAGGGTGATCGTGTCCGGGGTGACGTGCCAGCTGCCGTACGAGCGGCGGCGGGCGCGGAAGCCGAGGCTGCTGCCGTCGTCGAGGGTCAGGGTCCAGGCGTCGCCGGCGGCCGCCGGTGCGGGGACGGGCCGGATGATCTCCTCGTACGCGAACTCGCCGAGCATCTTGGCGAGCAGCCGACGCGCGGCGAAGTCCCAGGTCGCACGGTTGAGTTCGGGTGGAGTGATGGGGTGCTGGGGGGACGGGGGCACGGCGGGCTCGGACGCGTCGGGGGCTGCGGGGAAGTGCGGCACGGGACTCCTCGAAGATCGGGAACTTTGCTTCGTCACGCAGAGTTATCGAAGGGAGAGGTGCGAAGCGGCCGACGACGGTCGGGGCTTGCGGGGTGGCACTCAGAGGAGATTGCGCAGCACCCGCTCCCGGACCATCAGGGCGGCCCGCTTCTCGGGAAGGTCGATTTCCGCGGAGCAGCGGAAGCCGGAGTTCAGGAAGGCCGATACGGAGGGGGTGTTGCGGATGTCGGGTTCCGCGACGACGCGCGTGCAGCGGGGGCGGTTGCCCAGGACCAGGTCGGCGACGGCGCGCAGCAGAGCCGTTCCCAGTCCGCGGCCGCGGTTCGTGCCGTCTCCGATGAGCAGGTGGATACCCGTGTCGTGGGGGCGCGCCGGGTAGTACCGGGAGAGCCGGTCGAGGTCGGCCCGGTAGATCTCCCAGTAGCTCATCGGCGTGCCGTCGAGGAGACCGAGGCAGGGAATGCTCCGGCCGTCGCCGTCGAGCTGGGCCCGCAGGTGCGCGGCGGTGACCGCGGCGGGGCCGGCGAGCTCCCAGTAGGCGGCCACCTCGGGGTCGTTCATCCAGCCCGCGAGGAGTTCCAGGTCGCGGCCCGGTCGTACGGGTTCGAGGCGGAAGGCTCCGGCGGGTGTGCTGACGCTGCCCCAGGTGGCCGGGGAGTCGAGCAGATCGGCCTCGGCGAGCAGGGGCAACAAGTGTGCGTTGAGGCGTGGTTCAGGCCTGCCTTCGAGATGTTCCAGGACGCCGGTGGCGGTACGGGTTGCGTAGGCGGTGAAGGCGGCGTGGGTGGATCCGGCGGCGGGGGCCGGGGTGCCGGTGGTGGGCATCGGGGGCTCTTCTCCGCGTCGGAGCCGACGCGTCAATCGTGGAGGGGGTTGGTGATGGTGACGTAGACGGACTGGGTGTCGACGGGTCCGACCAGCTCGTCGAGGCCGCCCAGGCGGGTGAGCAGATTCGCCTTGCAGCGCAGGGTGGGCGAGTCGAGCAGCTGGGTGGGGAGCGGGCCGAGGCCTGCGGCCTTGGCGAGGAAGCGTCGGAAGGCGGCGAGCAGAACGCGTTCGTCCGCGAGTCGCTGGGATCCGAAGGCGCCGATGAGGCCGAGCACGTTGTTGATGCCGAGGTAGTAGGCGAAGCGTTCGTCGGTGACGGCGTCGGAGACGAAGGTGTCGCTGGCGCTTCCGATGCCGGGGAGCCGGTGCTCCAGTTCTGCGCGGCGGGATTCGCGGAAGTAGTAGCCCTGGTTGTCGCGGTAGCGGCCGCCGATGGGCCAGCCGGCCGGGTCGAGGAGGACCAGGGTGTTCTGCTGGTGCGCTTCGAGGGCGATACCGGCGAGTGCGTCGAAGGCGAGGACCGGCAGGACCACGTGGTCGAGGTAGCGCAGGAACCACTCGGCGGCGACGGCGGACGTGGTGTGTCCGGTGGCGTCGGCGAGACCGGTGATGAGCTCGGATAGGCGTGAGCTCATGGTGGTGCGGCCGGGCCACGGGCGGGGAGCGGTGAGTGCGGCGATACAGACGGGGTCGTCGCCCGAGCGGAAGGGGTTGTGGCGCAGCAGGGCGTCCAGGCCGGGGACGGGGGTGCCGTCCGGGGCGTCCACGGCGACCCAGGCGGGGTCGCGGACGATGTCGAAGCCGGGGTGGGCGGCTTGCCACTGCTCGGCGAGGCCGGTGCGGAGCAGCCGGTGCACCTCGACGCCGCGGTGGAGTTCCTTGCGGAGGTTCTCGCGGCGGGAGTTGGTGATGCGCAGGCCCAGGGAGAGCTTGAGCATCGCGGGGGCGCCCGGGCGGTGGACGGTGCGGACGGAGGAGGTGGGGTACCAGGGTTCGCCGTGCGGGCCCAGGTCGTGCAGGAGTCCCGCGTCGTGGAGGGCGGCGACGGCGGGGCGCTGGAGCAGGTCGCGGGCCTGCCAGGGGTGCAGGGGAAGAGGGGTGGTGCCGGGGGGCAGCGGAAGTCCGGGGGCGAGCCGGCCGAGGAGCTGGGGTGCGGAGACGGGGCGGCCGCTCTCGGTCCAGGCCGATTCACCGGCGAGGACGGCCGGTTCGACCGCGAACCAGTGCAGGGGGAAGGAGCCGTGGAGTTCGGGTGAGTAGCGGCGCGCTTCGGCCTCGGAGAGTCCTTCGCGGCTCTTGGGGTCCGGCTGGAGGGGGTGACCGAGGAGGAGTGACTGTTCGGCGGTGAGGAAGCGGTCCCCGCCCACGGGGGCCGGGGCGGTGGGGCGTTCTCGCCGGTCGGCGATGAACTCGGCGGTTCGGCGGACCGAGTCGGCGACCCGGCCGACGAGGTCGGCGGCTCCGCGGCCGCCGCTCGTGCCCTCCCGGGCGATGAGCGCGGCGACGGTGACGGCGTCGAGCGAGGGGGCGGAGGCGGTCGTGCCTTCGAACCGGGCCGGTCCGAAGCGGTGCCAGCCGGCGTGCGACCAGTGGCGGACGGGAACGAGCAGGGCGGTTCCCGAAGCGGGAAGGGGGATGCGCAGGGGAGTTCCGGCGGGGGCGTCGGGGCGGCCGAGCCCGGATTCGCGGACCCAGCAGCGCAGCAGGTTCTCCACCGCCGCGGTCTCGGCGGCGACGGCCGGATCGGGGTGGTTCAGGAGGTCGGGCAGGGTGGTCGGCTCCAGCCGCAGGGGGCTCGTCCACACGGAGCGCAATCGGGGCGTGCCGTCCTTCTGCCGCGGGACGGTGGCCGCCGCGTCGGTGGCGGCCAGGGGCGCGCGGGCCTGCTCGGCCGGCGCGCGGGGTGCTCTTGCCGGGCTCGGCGGCGGAGGCTCGACCGTGGCCGCGTCAGCGTGGGCCGGTGTTCCGGCCGGGGGCGGGGCCGGTGTGTCCTCGGCCGGTACGGGCCGCGCCGTCGGGCCGCCCGCGAGCTCGGCCGCCTCGGTCGCGGTGGTGTCGGGCCGCGGCATCGGGGACTGCGGCTCGGCGGGCTCCCGTACGGGGGCGGCGAGGGTCGGCGGAGCGGGATGCGCCGGCGCGGTGGACCCGGGGTCCGGGAACGGCTCCGGCCGCGCCGGGCCCGGCCGGGCGGCGGGCCGGTCGGGGGCCGGCCCCGCGGGCGACGGGTCGGGCTGGGTCCCGGTGACGGGGCTGGAGTGGTGCGGGTCTGGCATCGCGGGTCCTCGGGGTGCGGGTCAGTGGGTCCGCCGGACGGCGGCCGGGATGGCGTCGGCCAGGCGGTCGAGGACCGCCGCGGCCTGCTCGTCGGTCAGGGTCAGCGGGGGCAGCAGCCGGACCACGGCGCCGTGGCGGCCGCCGAGCTCGACGATCAGCCCGCGGTCCAGGCACTCCTGGCGGACGGCGGCGGCGAGGGCCGGTGCGGCGGCCCCGGTGTCGGGGTCGACGAGTTCGACGCCGATCATCAGTCCGCGGCCCCGGACGTCACCGATGCAGGGGTGGGCGCAGGCCAGCCCCTGCAGGGCGGCCAGCATCCGCTCCCCCAGGGCGGCGGCGCGCTCGGCGAGCCGGTTCTCGCGGACGAAGGCGAGCGTGGCGGTACCGGCCGCCATGGCCAGCTGGTTGCCGCGGAAGGTGCCCGCGTGTGCCCCGGGGGCCCAGACGTCCAGGTCCGCCCGGTACACGATCACCGCGAGCGGCAGGCTGCCGCCGATCGCCTTGGAGAGGACCATCACGTCGGGCACCACCCCGGCGTGGTCGACCCCCCAGAAGGCGCCGGTCCGGCCGACCCCCGTCTGCACCTCGTCGGCGATCAGCGGGATCCCCCGCTCCGCGGTGATCTCGCGCATCCGGCGCAGCCAGCCGTCCGGGGCGGGCAGCACCCCGCCCTCGCCCTGCACGGGTTCGACGATCATGCCTGCCGGGGCGGGCACCCCGCCCTTCGGGTCGTCCAGCAGGTTCTGCGTCCAACGCGCGGAGAGTTCCGCGCCCTCGGGGCCGCCGACGCCGAACGGGCAGCGGAGGTCCTGCGGGTAGGGCAGCCGGGTCACCCGGACCTCGGGGGCGCCCCCGGAGGCGTCCAGCGCCCCGGCGGTCATGCCGTGGTAGGCGCCGGTGAAGGCGAGGAGCCCGGGGCGTCCGGTCGCGGTGCGTACCAGTTTGAGGGCGGCTTCCACGGCGTCCGTACCGGCCGGCCCGCAGAACTGGATGCGCGCGTCCGCGGCCAGTGCGGGCGGCAGGTTGGCGAACAGCTCGGTGGTGAAGGCGTCCTTGACCGGGGTCGCGAGGTCCAGCACGTGCAGCGGGGCGCCCGAGTCGAGGACGCCCCGGATGGCTTCGAGCACCGCCGGGTGGTTGTGCCCGAGGGCGAGGGTGCCGGCGCCGGAGAGGCAGTCGAGGTAGCGCCGCCCGTCGGCGCCCTCGATGGTCAGTCCGCGGGCCCGCACCGGGACGATGGGCAGCGAGCGGGCGTACGTCCGCGCCGCCGACTCCCGTTGTGCCTGCCTGCGCAGGATCGCCTCGGGGGCGACGGAGCCGCCCGGACCGCCCGCGCCCGGGACCCGGTTTCCCGGCGCCGGCACCTGCCCCGGCACCTGGGACGGCCCTTGCGGCGGCGCTTGCGGCGGGATCTCTGTCGCGGCCGCCGCCGCGGCCGGCTCGGTGACAGCCACGAGTGTCGGTCCTCCCGCAGTGATTGCTCTTCCGGATTGCGTCTCGAACATGAACGCTGCTCCCCCATCCCCCGTACGTACCAACGACGGTGACGGCGAGGGATCACGGGTTGACTCAAGATCCTTGTCCCGCAAGGGCCGAGCGCCAGGAACCGCGGCCCCGGCCTGTGTCGTCCTGGGCGGCAGCGGCATAGTGGGGGACGCACTCCACGCCTCGAACTCCCAGGGGGACGAAAGACATGCGACCGAACCGACCGGTCACCGCGATCCTGTGCGCGGCCACGCTCGCGCTGACCGCGGCTGCCTGCGGCCCCGGCGACGGGGAGGCCGGCGGCGACGCCAAGCCGACCGTGGCGGTGAGCCTGCCCAACACGGACGGGATAAAGATCCCCGACCAGCTCAAGGACAAGCTCAAGGAACACGGCATCGACCTGGAGAAGTGGAAGGGCGGTGAGTGGAAGAACTGGAAGAAGGAGGACTGGCTCCGCGAGGCGGGCGACTACATCAACCCGATCATCGAGGACCTGTGGGACCCGGACCGCATGCGTGACGCCGAGCAGCCGCAGCGCCCGGCCGTCGACCCGGACGCGGGCAAGGACCAGGGCGTCACCGACCCGACCCCGGCGCCGGTGGCGGCCAAGCAGGCCAACCCGCCCTACCACCAGAGCGTTCCGGAGTCCGGCAAGGTCTTCTTCGACGGCCCCGAGGGCTCGATGGTCTGCTCGGCGACCGTGGTCAAGGACCCGGCCCACCCCGGCAAGTCCAACATGGTCTGGACGGCGGGCCACTGCGTGCACGCGGGCAAGTCCGGCGGCTGGTACCGCAACATCGCCTTCGTCCCGTCCTACAACAACGCGGGCAAGCCCGCGGCGCAGCTCAAGGGCGCGCCCCGCGAGCAGGTGGCCCCGTACGGCGTCTGGTGGAGCGACTGGGCCCAGACCTCCGACCAGTGGATCGCGACCGGCGGCCCGACCGGCGGCGCGGGTGCCCCCTACGACTTCGCGGTGCTGCACGTGACGCCCGAGAAGGGCAGCGGCAAGTCCCTGGAGGAGACCGTCGGTTCGGCGCTCCCCGTGGAGTTCAACGCGCAGCCGGTGCCGAAGGTCGCGGGGATCACGGCGACGGGTTACCCGGCGGCGGCCCCGTTCGACGGGCAGCGCGCGTTCCAGTGCACGGACAAGCCGGGCCGGCTGTCCCTGAACGCGACCGACCCGGTGATGTACCGCATCGGCTGCACCATGACCGGCGGTTCCTCCGGTGGTGGCTGGGTCGCGGCGGGCGCCGACGGCAAGCCGGCGCTGGTGTCGAACACCTCGATCGGCCCGGCCAAGGCCGGCTGGCTGGCAGGTCCCCGGCTGGGGCCGGAGGCGAAGGGCATCTTCGACGCCGTCAGCCGCAAGTACAAGTAGTCCCGGCTCCGGAGCACGACCCAACGGCTGAGGCCCCCCTGCGGTGCAGGGGGGCCTCAGCCGTCAGAAGGTCCGGCGCTCAGACCGGCGGACCGGCGGACCGTCAGGCTCGGTCAGTGCTTCGCGAGCGCGTACGGCGCCAGGTCGGCCGCCAGTTCCTGGTGGACCCGCGCCTTGAGCAGGGTGCCGTCCGGGGTGTGCTCCTCGGAGATGACCTCGCCCTCGGCGTGCGCCTTGGCGACCAGCGAGCCGCGCGTGTACGGAACCATGGCCTCCACCTCGACCTCGGGCCGCGGCAGCTCGGAGTCGATGAGCGCGAGGAGTTCCTCGATGCCCAGGCCCGTGCGCGCCGAGACGGCGATGGAGTGCCGCTCGATCCGCAGCAGCCGCTGCAGCACGAGCGGATCCGCGGCGTCCGCCTTGTTGATCACGACGATCTCGGGCACGTTCACCGCGCCGACCTCGCGGATCACCTCGCGCACCGCCGCCAGCTGCTCCTCCGGCGCCGGGTGCGAGCCGTCCACGATGTGCAGGATGAGGTCGGAGTCCCCGACCTCCTCCATCGTGGAGCGGAACGCCTCGACGAGGTGGTGCGGCAGGTGCCGGACGAAGCCGACCGTGTCGGCCAGGGTGTAGACCCGGCCGCTCGGCGTCTCGGCCCGGCGCACGGTCGGGTCGAGGGTGGCGAACAGTGCGTTCTCCACCAGCACGCCCGCGCCCGTGAGCCGGTTGAGCAGCGAGGACTTGCCCGCATTGGTGTATCCGGCGATGGCGACCGAGGGCACCTTGTTGCGGCGCCGTTCCTGCCGCTTGATGTCACGGCCGGTCTTCATCTCCGCGATCTCCCGGCGCATCTTCGCCATCTTCTCGCGGATCCGGCGCCGGTCGGTCTCGATCTTGGTCTCACCGGGGCCTCGGGTGGCCATGCCGCCACCGCCGCCGCCGCCCATCTGCCGGGACAGCGAGGCACCCCAGCCGCGCAGTCGCGGCAGCATGTACTGCATCTGCGCGAGCGCGACCTGTGCCTTGCCCTCTCGGGACTTGGCGTGCTGGGCGAAGATGTCGAGGATCAGGGCGGTCCGGTCGACCACCTTCACCTTGACGACGTCCTCGAGGGCGATGAGCTGGCCGGGGCTGAGCTCACCGTCGCAGACGACGGTGTCGGCGCCGCTCTCCATGACGATGTCACGCAGCTCGCGGGCCTTGCCCGAGCCGATGAAGGTGGCCGGGTCCGGCTTGTCACGGCGCTGGATCACGCCGTCGAGTACGAGGGCACCTGCCGTCTCGGCGAGGGCGGCGAGCTCCGCGAGGGAGTTCTCCGCGTCGTTCACCGTGCCGGAGGTCCAGACACCGACCAGCACGACGCGCTCCAGGCGCAGCTGCCGGTACTCGACCTCGGTGACGTCTTCGAGCTCGGTGGAGAGGCCGGCCACGCGGCGCAGGGCCGCGCGTTCCGAGCGTTCGAACTGCTCGCCGTCCCGGTCTCCGTCGATCTCGTGGCTCCAGGCGACGTCCTCTTCCATCAGGGCATCGGCCCGAAGGCTCTCGGTGAAGCTCTGCGGATCCCGCACGTCCTGGGTGTCCTGTGCGTCCCGCGCGTCCTGGGAAGGGGAAGAAGAGGAGGTCATTGGATCCTTACGTCGATT encodes:
- the lexA gene encoding transcriptional repressor LexA, producing the protein MTTTADSAAITAQNRSQSRLEPVHAMNDANVNPEAEPVVRPARSLPGRPPGIRADSSGLTDRQRRVIEVIRDSVQRRGYPPSMREIGQAVGLSSTSSVAHQLMALERKGFLRRDPHRPRAYEVRGSDQPSSQPTDTTGKPAASYVPLVGRIAAGGPILAEESVEDVFPLPRQLVGDGELFVLKVVGDSMIEAAICDGDWVTVRRQPVAENGDIVAAMLDGEATVKRFKREDGHVWLLPHNAAYQPIPGDEATILGKVVAVLRRV
- a CDS encoding GNAT family N-acetyltransferase, translated to MPTTGTPAPAAGSTHAAFTAYATRTATGVLEHLEGRPEPRLNAHLLPLLAEADLLDSPATWGSVSTPAGAFRLEPVRPGRDLELLAGWMNDPEVAAYWELAGPAAVTAAHLRAQLDGDGRSIPCLGLLDGTPMSYWEIYRADLDRLSRYYPARPHDTGIHLLIGDGTNRGRGLGTALLRAVADLVLGNRPRCTRVVAEPDIRNTPSVSAFLNSGFRCSAEIDLPEKRAALMVRERVLRNLL
- a CDS encoding ATP-dependent DNA helicase codes for the protein MTKPSLPDLLHAAVSAVGGTERPGQVAMAEAVAEAIDDNSHRLIQAGTGTGKSLGYLVPALAHGERVVVATATLALQRQLVERDLPRTVDALHPQLRRRPQFAMLKGRSNYLCLHRLHEGAPQDEEDGLFDQFEAAAPTSKLGQDLLRMRDWADETETGDRDDLTPGVSDKAWSQISVSSRECLGATKCAYGAECFAEAARERAKLADVVVTNHALLAIDAIEGAPVLPQHEVLIVDEAHELVSRVTGVATGELTPGQVNRAVKRAAKLVDEKTADSLQTASESFERVMELALPGRLEQIPEDLGYALMSLRDAARNVISAIGATRDKSVQDEDAVRKQALAAVESIHGVAERITNGSEYDVVWYERHDRFGATLRVAPLSVSGLLREKLFEDRSVVLTSATLKLGGDFNGVAASLGLSPEGVEGDDVPVWRGLDVGSPFDYPKQGILYVAKHLATPGREGTRGDMMDELAELIQAAGGRTLGLFSSMRGAKAAAEELRGRLDNPILLQGEETLGELIKSFAADPKTCLFGTLSLWQGVDVPGPSCQLVVMDRIPFPRPDDPLMSARQKSVEEHGGNGFMAVAATHAALLMAQGAGRLVRASGDRGVVAVLDPRLATARYGSFLRATLPDFWYTTDRNQVRRSLAAIDATAKADGA
- the nrdR gene encoding transcriptional regulator NrdR yields the protein MHCPFCRHPDSRVVDSRTTDDGTSIRRRRQCPDCSRRFTTVETASLMVIKRSGVTEPFSRTKVISGVRKACQGRPVTEDALAKLGQRVEEAVRATGSAELTTHDVGLAILGPLQELDLVAYLRFASVYKAFDTLEDFETAIAELRVSRPHPEECELGGTAQVPVPASAAD
- a CDS encoding IucA/IucC family protein — its product is MPHFPAAPDASEPAVPPSPQHPITPPELNRATWDFAARRLLAKMLGEFAYEEIIRPVPAPAAAGDAWTLTLDDGSSLGFRARRRSYGSWHVTPDTITLTPPTPAPPSPSVPAGADNPGDVGTPTPFGDPYAFLIRARTLLGLDGPTLGHLVRELSATLTADARLDHNALTADVLADLDYAALEGHQTGHPWLVPNKGRIGLSAADTAAWAPEARTRQRLPWLAAHTSLATYRGTAGLEDPARLYTAELDPVTRATFDRTLRDRGLDPLHYLYLPVHPWQWDEVVLPLFAPALASGALVPLPADPDLRLPQQSVRTFLNLSRPDRHSVKLALSVFNTMVWRGLPSDLTLAAPAVTAWIHSLRDGDPFLRDECRVVLLGEVASVTVRHPVYDALPEVPYQYKELLGAIWREPLTGLLAPGERARTLASLLHTDPRGRSFTAELVARSGLAPTVWLQRLFAALLPPLLHFLYRYGTVFSPHGENAVVIFDEQDVPVRLAVKDFVDDVNISDEPLPELASLPDEVRAVLLREPADFLPQFIHSGLFIGVFRYLSALCEDRLGVPEGDFWSLVRAEILRHQARFPELKDRYELFDLLGEHIGRLCLNRNRLYEDGYRDRPERPHAVQYGTVPNPLYRP